A stretch of [Clostridium] scindens DNA encodes these proteins:
- a CDS encoding TIR domain-containing protein, producing MDKERQYDAFISYKHQELDSLVAMRLHRMLEHYRIPGKIQATSGKKRIHRIFRDMDELTPTNDLTENIRQALQNAEYLLLICSKESCRSEWVQKEVEEFLKTHDKNRIILILLEGEPGEVFPEQLRYVEKTAKDEDGIEHLVKVPVEPLAADIRGRSETEIIRNLKKELLRIIAPIVSCSYDDLRQRHREYMLKRAGAIAGIIFCLLLAFALYALHQESKVKEQYEKAMVNQARYLSKTSGELLASGDRVGALKTAVEALSKENENGPLAPEAMYALNNALYSYQYTNTADLSPDQIMETEYGTGKQGGLSPDENYYLAIDEGGEAYVFDVESGKCLWKTEPQEKDVVKNGCFVTENRIAMATESKVYVADIKLGETLWEKRLSKEFSGYEDGQCVSNGKQLAVCEATWVSVYDAVDGTILLEQELEEAKERGLGRLNAAVINEAGTLLALGETRNKFETDDNADKFCGLYLLSLEDGDVQMMEAKDAKELCFLDDRHLAALQYEMLGDSEYFEAENRYKVAVYDCDIGKSIRNVEGMMDFSRESTSGMCPKRIKLDGAGRDVLAVTLNSMILLLDTDTFEEILKVQYPDEIAGWGLYDATRMMVGLHNGAIILQSLQDPNIQYDSGKLNAKVHAFAYSAGSRAAIQVRQNDTKIVLSRIQRDEEIQYLDAEGNLSFVGYCNLNDKAYRGLFYNSYEEEALSRLDVWEAGTSNLLISVSVKTKLDTFMHWFAIAGTDESPILYYIEDKKVKSGDAVLHAVDINRQKELYQKPVPCGIFDSVAAYGDAEDPRLAVCYDDKFGIIRLKDGKQVLKYKDKIKNGRIEEVVAAPDGSCLIFKVADGDEAYIKLWDVKEKDWKEIEGKESYRYGRSLKARHVAIGKKNALIAVYSTEEKEIKIIDLASGRIQKKIPFRGSDSPQFEFWGNDEHLILYDDSRCLAMWNIEKEKMEMQDTEQIRSINGIYTDQSSKYFGVQEDMVQDNGFKTTLHLYFVDDHAKFYRYADVDEGAACIQAEEILCMSAGKQVGYYSFYSYPELMKKAEEILDGRKLTEEERRKYFADN from the coding sequence TGCAGAAAGAAGTGGAGGAATTCCTAAAGACTCATGATAAGAACCGGATCATCCTGATACTTTTGGAAGGAGAGCCTGGAGAGGTGTTCCCGGAGCAGCTGCGTTATGTTGAGAAGACGGCAAAGGACGAAGATGGGATAGAGCACCTGGTAAAGGTTCCGGTGGAACCGCTTGCGGCAGACATCCGTGGCAGATCCGAAACGGAGATCATCCGGAATCTTAAAAAGGAATTGCTTCGCATTATTGCGCCGATAGTCTCTTGCAGTTATGATGACCTGCGGCAGAGGCACCGGGAATACATGCTGAAGAGGGCCGGGGCAATCGCAGGGATAATCTTCTGCCTGCTCCTGGCATTTGCGCTCTATGCGCTGCATCAGGAATCAAAGGTGAAAGAACAGTATGAAAAAGCAATGGTCAATCAGGCCAGGTACCTGTCTAAGACATCCGGCGAACTGCTTGCGTCGGGAGACCGGGTTGGAGCGCTTAAGACGGCTGTGGAAGCATTGTCAAAAGAGAATGAGAACGGGCCCTTGGCGCCGGAAGCAATGTATGCCCTTAACAATGCGCTGTATTCATACCAGTATACGAATACGGCTGACTTAAGTCCGGATCAGATTATGGAGACCGAATATGGCACCGGTAAACAAGGGGGACTAAGTCCTGACGAAAACTACTATCTCGCTATAGACGAGGGAGGCGAGGCATATGTGTTTGATGTGGAAAGCGGCAAATGCCTCTGGAAGACGGAGCCTCAGGAAAAAGATGTTGTTAAGAATGGATGCTTTGTGACGGAGAATAGAATTGCAATGGCTACCGAAAGCAAGGTGTATGTGGCGGATATCAAGTTGGGGGAGACTCTTTGGGAGAAGCGGCTAAGTAAGGAATTCAGTGGGTATGAAGACGGTCAATGCGTATCCAACGGGAAGCAGCTGGCAGTATGTGAAGCTACATGGGTCTCTGTGTATGATGCAGTGGATGGCACTATCCTTTTGGAGCAGGAGTTGGAAGAAGCGAAGGAACGCGGGCTGGGGCGGCTCAATGCTGCCGTTATAAATGAAGCAGGCACGCTTCTGGCTTTGGGGGAAACCAGAAATAAATTTGAGACAGATGATAACGCAGATAAATTCTGCGGCCTTTACCTCCTGTCTCTGGAAGATGGGGATGTGCAAATGATGGAGGCGAAAGATGCCAAAGAACTGTGTTTTCTGGATGACAGGCATCTTGCGGCGCTGCAATATGAGATGCTTGGAGATAGCGAATATTTTGAAGCAGAGAACCGTTACAAGGTAGCGGTATATGACTGTGATATTGGGAAGTCCATCCGAAACGTGGAAGGAATGATGGATTTTAGCAGGGAGAGCACGTCAGGCATGTGTCCGAAGCGCATAAAGCTGGATGGGGCCGGCCGGGATGTGCTGGCTGTCACGTTGAACTCTATGATTCTTCTGCTGGATACAGATACGTTTGAAGAAATATTAAAAGTACAGTATCCGGATGAGATTGCCGGATGGGGGCTTTATGACGCTACAAGAATGATGGTGGGACTGCATAACGGAGCCATAATTCTTCAAAGCCTTCAGGATCCCAATATTCAATATGACTCCGGGAAACTGAATGCCAAAGTGCATGCATTCGCATATTCTGCCGGAAGCAGGGCCGCGATCCAGGTCCGCCAGAATGATACTAAAATTGTGCTGAGCAGAATACAAAGAGATGAGGAGATTCAGTATCTGGATGCGGAAGGGAACCTTTCGTTTGTCGGATACTGCAACTTAAATGATAAAGCGTACCGGGGCCTATTCTATAATTCTTATGAGGAGGAAGCATTATCCAGACTGGATGTCTGGGAGGCTGGGACATCCAATCTGCTGATCTCGGTTTCGGTTAAAACAAAGCTTGATACATTCATGCACTGGTTTGCGATTGCCGGCACTGATGAAAGTCCTATTCTTTATTATATAGAAGATAAAAAAGTGAAAAGCGGCGATGCTGTTCTTCACGCAGTAGATATCAATCGGCAAAAGGAACTGTATCAAAAGCCGGTTCCTTGCGGAATTTTTGATAGTGTTGCGGCTTACGGGGACGCAGAGGATCCAAGGCTTGCAGTCTGTTATGATGATAAGTTTGGAATCATCCGCCTGAAAGATGGCAAACAAGTCCTAAAGTATAAGGACAAGATTAAAAATGGGAGAATCGAAGAAGTAGTAGCAGCGCCGGATGGCTCCTGCCTGATATTCAAAGTGGCCGACGGCGATGAAGCATACATTAAATTATGGGATGTCAAAGAGAAGGACTGGAAGGAGATCGAGGGAAAAGAATCCTACCGATATGGAAGATCCCTGAAAGCCAGGCACGTAGCGATAGGAAAGAAGAATGCCCTAATTGCAGTGTACAGCACGGAAGAGAAGGAGATAAAGATCATTGACCTTGCGTCCGGCAGGATACAGAAAAAAATCCCTTTCCGTGGAAGCGATTCTCCCCAATTCGAGTTCTGGGGCAATGACGAACATCTGATATTATATGATGACTCCAGATGCCTGGCAATGTGGAACATCGAGAAAGAGAAGATGGAGATGCAGGATACGGAGCAGATCAGGAGCATCAACGGGATATATACGGATCAAAGCAGCAAATATTTTGGTGTTCAGGAAGATATGGTCCAAGATAATGGATTTAAAACGACCCTTCACTTATATTTTGTAGACGATCATGCAAAGTTTTACAGGTATGCCGACGTGGATGAGGGAGCGGCCTGCATCCAGGCGGAAGAGATTCTATGCATGTCAGCGGGAAAGCAGGTCGGATATTATTCGTTCTATTCCTATCCGGAATTGATGAAAAAGGCAGAGGAGATACTGGACGGCCGG